GGACGGCGGCACCGGATCCGGGGTCGATCTCGGGCGGACGCGGTCGACGCGATCGGAGGGGGACATCACGGATGGGGACCAGCGTACGGCTCAGAGTGACGAAACGGGTACGCGTGGCCGCCGATCGGCCGTAGGATGAGGCCGATGGACTCGAGATCGATCGATCTTGGCGCAACCGTCCGCGTGGTCCTGATCACTCTTGTGGTGTGGATCGGTCTGGGCGCGTTCATGGGGCTTCAGGTCCATTGGAGCGGCACTTCCGCGGGGACGCAGGTCGGCCTCTGGCCGGGGCTCGCCATCTCGGTTCAGAGATACCTCATCTACGCGCTCCTCACCTTCCCGGTCCTGTGGCTCTGCCGGCGATTCCCACCGACGTCGAAGCGCTGGATCCTCCCCGTCGTGGCTCACGCTCTGGGCGTGACCCTCTTCGTGCTCCTGTACGTCGCCCTGCGGACCCTCTCCGGCACGACGGTGGACCGGGCGACCCTCGAGCCCCTGCCGGTGTCGTGGGAGACGGCCCGAGCGCTGTTCCGCTCGAACCTGTTCGAGCAGTTCATGATGTACGCGAGCATCGCGACGACGGCGCTCGCCCTTCAGTACCACCGGGAGTCCCGGCGCCGCGAGCTGCACGAGGCGGACCTGAGGCGGCAGATGGCGGAGTACGAGCTCCAGGTCCTGAAGCTTCAGCTCCAGCCTCACTTCCTGTTCAACGCGATGAACGGCATCTCGACCCTGATGACCCGGGACACGAAGA
The sequence above is drawn from the Acidobacteriota bacterium genome and encodes:
- a CDS encoding histidine kinase, which translates into the protein MDSRSIDLGATVRVVLITLVVWIGLGAFMGLQVHWSGTSAGTQVGLWPGLAISVQRYLIYALLTFPVLWLCRRFPPTSKRWILPVVAHALGVTLFVLLYVALRTLSGTTVDRATLEPLPVSWETARALFRSNLFEQFMMYASIATTALALQYHRESRRRELHEADLRRQMAEYELQVLKLQLQPHFLFNAMNGISTLMTRDTKTAREMLLRLSDLLRTALAHSGRNEIPLGEELEFVMAYLEIERMRFGERLNVQIHVDRASLAGRVPNMIIQPLVENAIQHGIARMRAGGTLALATECVKGRLLITISNDGPPGAVAEPPATGSGIGLRNARSRLSQLYGDAYELRLVDRDRGGADLRLEIPFRSGEAPA